In a single window of the Streptomyces cinnabarinus genome:
- a CDS encoding ABC transporter permease: MVTTQPPTGKDPGPRPAARLRPGGGIPWALALPAAVAAAFALLPLGYLCVRALEHGPGYAWDIVTTERATELLGHSVALAAVVVTACLVLGISLAWLTTRTNLPWARGWAVLVTLPLAVPSYVAAFAWLSAVPELTGFTGSALSLTLVSFPYVHLPVAAALRRTDPAQEEAARSLGLGPLRTFWRVTLPQLRPAAAGGAVLVALYVLSDFGAVSLMRYDTFTRGIYTSYRASFDRTPAAALSVVLVVLTVALVAVEARTRGRAGYARTGTGTARPADPARLGKWATPALGWCAAVTAAAVAFPLATLGYWLAVGNSATWDPARLTETATATLGVAAAGAALTTALALPIGVIAARYRGRAAHLLEQAAYAGHALPGITVALSLVFFAVRYAHPLYQELPLLVGAYAVLFLPVAVAATRAAVLQAPPVLEDVARSLGRRPWQVLREVTVPLAAPGVAAGAALTFVVCMKELPATLLLRPTGMDTLATRLWTETGTASYAAAAPYAAALILLAAIPSYLLGRHRT, from the coding sequence ATGGTGACGACACAGCCGCCCACCGGGAAGGACCCCGGCCCCCGCCCGGCCGCACGGCTCCGGCCAGGCGGGGGCATCCCGTGGGCACTGGCCCTGCCGGCCGCGGTGGCCGCCGCCTTCGCGCTGCTGCCCCTCGGCTACCTGTGCGTGCGCGCGCTGGAACACGGGCCGGGCTACGCCTGGGACATCGTGACCACCGAGCGCGCCACCGAACTCCTCGGCCACAGCGTCGCGCTGGCGGCGGTCGTCGTCACGGCCTGTCTGGTCCTCGGCATCTCCCTGGCCTGGCTGACCACCCGGACGAACCTGCCATGGGCCCGCGGCTGGGCCGTCCTGGTCACCCTGCCGCTGGCCGTGCCCAGCTACGTCGCCGCCTTCGCCTGGCTGTCGGCCGTCCCGGAGCTCACCGGGTTCACCGGCTCGGCCCTCTCCCTGACCCTGGTGAGCTTCCCGTACGTCCATCTGCCCGTCGCCGCCGCGCTGCGCCGCACCGACCCCGCCCAGGAGGAGGCCGCCCGTTCCCTCGGCCTCGGCCCGCTGCGCACGTTCTGGCGCGTCACGCTTCCCCAACTGCGCCCCGCCGCCGCGGGCGGAGCGGTCCTGGTGGCCCTGTACGTGCTCTCCGACTTCGGCGCGGTCTCGCTGATGCGGTACGACACCTTCACCCGCGGCATCTACACCTCCTACCGGGCGTCCTTCGACCGGACCCCGGCCGCCGCGCTCAGCGTCGTCCTCGTGGTGCTCACCGTGGCCCTGGTCGCCGTCGAGGCCCGCACCCGGGGCCGCGCCGGATACGCCCGCACCGGCACCGGCACGGCCCGCCCCGCGGACCCCGCCAGGCTGGGCAAGTGGGCGACCCCGGCCCTCGGCTGGTGCGCTGCCGTCACGGCCGCCGCCGTCGCCTTCCCGCTCGCCACGCTCGGCTACTGGCTCGCCGTCGGCAACTCCGCGACCTGGGACCCCGCCCGCCTCACCGAGACCGCCACCGCCACCCTCGGCGTCGCCGCCGCGGGCGCCGCGCTGACCACCGCGCTCGCCCTGCCCATCGGCGTGATCGCCGCCCGGTACCGGGGCCGCGCCGCCCATCTGCTGGAGCAGGCCGCCTACGCGGGCCACGCCCTGCCCGGCATCACCGTCGCCCTGTCCCTGGTCTTCTTCGCGGTGCGCTACGCCCACCCCCTGTACCAGGAACTCCCGCTGCTGGTGGGCGCGTACGCGGTCCTGTTCCTGCCCGTCGCGGTCGCCGCCACCCGCGCCGCCGTCCTCCAGGCCCCGCCCGTCCTGGAGGATGTGGCCCGCTCCCTGGGCCGTCGGCCGTGGCAGGTCCTGCGCGAGGTCACCGTGCCCCTGGCGGCACCCGGCGTCGCGGCGGGCGCCGCGCTGACCTTCGTGGTCTGCATGAAGGAACTCCCCGCCACCCTCCTGCTCCGCCCCACCGGCATGGACACCCTCGCCACCCGCCTGTGGACCGAGACCGGCACCGCCTCCTACGCCGCCGCGGCCCCCTACGCCGCCGCCCTGATCCTGCTGGCCGCGATCCCCTCCTACCTCCTCGGGAGGCACCGCACATGA